Proteins from a genomic interval of Nostoc sp. TCL240-02:
- the alr gene encoding alanine racemase, with protein sequence MLSRKQIPGVVPNQQCDTYAWFSQRAWVEIDLGALSYNVQQLVQFLSPRTQLMAVVKADAYGHGAVTVAQTVIQSGASWLGVATVPEAIQLREGGIEAPILILGATHTPEQIHAIAQWKLQPTLCSPKQALVFSNILESMNHDSPVPVHIKLDTGMSRLGTNWQQAGEFVQLVQRLPHLSIASIYSHLATADDPDTTAMEEQHRRFEEAIAQIKAMGIEVPCLHLANSAAALTDPALHYDIVRVGLAVYGLYPAPHLQNAIDLKPVLQLKARVTQVKTIAAGTAVSYGHKFIAPRELRLAVVGIGYADGVPRSLSNKMQVLIRGQRVSQIGTITMDQLMLDVSTIPNIQEGEVVTLLGEQGKEQISADDWAEQLNTISWEILCGFKHRLPRVAVM encoded by the coding sequence ATGTTAAGTCGCAAACAAATCCCTGGTGTAGTTCCTAATCAGCAGTGCGACACCTACGCGTGGTTTTCGCAACGAGCTTGGGTAGAAATTGATTTGGGGGCGTTGTCGTACAACGTACAGCAATTGGTGCAGTTTTTATCGCCGCGGACTCAGTTGATGGCAGTAGTAAAAGCTGATGCTTATGGACATGGTGCGGTGACAGTTGCCCAAACTGTAATTCAATCGGGAGCTAGTTGGCTGGGAGTCGCTACAGTTCCAGAAGCTATTCAATTGCGAGAAGGCGGGATTGAAGCGCCCATTTTGATTTTAGGAGCAACTCATACACCAGAGCAGATTCATGCGATCGCACAATGGAAACTTCAGCCCACACTCTGTAGCCCTAAGCAAGCTTTGGTATTTTCCAATATCCTAGAATCCATGAATCATGATTCGCCAGTGCCCGTACACATCAAATTAGACACGGGTATGTCTAGGTTAGGAACTAATTGGCAGCAAGCCGGTGAATTTGTGCAATTAGTGCAGCGCTTACCACATCTATCTATTGCCAGTATTTATTCTCATTTGGCAACAGCAGACGATCCTGATACAACGGCAATGGAAGAACAGCATAGACGATTTGAGGAAGCGATCGCTCAAATCAAAGCTATGGGAATTGAAGTGCCTTGCTTGCACTTGGCAAACTCAGCAGCTGCACTCACAGATCCGGCATTGCACTACGATATTGTGCGAGTAGGTTTAGCCGTTTACGGACTCTACCCAGCACCGCACTTACAAAATGCGATCGACCTCAAGCCCGTTTTGCAACTTAAAGCACGAGTTACCCAAGTTAAAACAATTGCCGCAGGAACTGCTGTTAGCTACGGGCATAAATTTATTGCCCCGCGTGAACTTCGCCTCGCTGTTGTAGGAATTGGCTATGCTGACGGTGTTCCTCGCAGTCTTTCTAACAAAATGCAGGTGTTAATTCGTGGTCAGAGAGTGTCGCAAATCGGGACAATTACAATGGATCAGTTGATGCTAGATGTAAGTACCATACCCAATATCCAAGAGGGGGAAGTGGTTACTTTGCTAGGAGAGCAGGGAAAAGAACAAATTTCCGCAGATGATTGGGCAGAACAATTAAATACTATCTCCTGGGAAATTCTCTGCGGGTTTAAGCATCGTCTGCCTCGTGTTGCAGTTATGTAA
- a CDS encoding citrate synthase produces the protein MMVCEYKPGLEGIPAAQSSISYVDGQKGILEYRGIRIEELAEKSTFLETAYLLIWGELPSKEELEAFEHEVRYHRRIKYRIRDMMKCFPESGHPMDALQASAAALGLFYSLRDLHNPAYIRDSVVRLIATIPTMVAAFQLMRKGNDPVRPRDDLDYSSNFLYMLDEKEPDPLMARIFDICLILQVEHTMNASTFSARVTASTLTDPYAVVASAVGTLGGPLHGGANEEVIQMLEKIGSVENVRPYIEHCLETKSKIMGFGHRVYKVKDPRAIILQGLAEQLFEKFGYDKFYDIAQEMERVVEEKLGSKGIYPNIDFYSGLVYRKMGIPTDLFTPIFAIARVAGWLAHWKEQLEENRIFRPTQIYNGLHEVTYTPIEER, from the coding sequence ATGATGGTGTGCGAATACAAGCCTGGTTTAGAAGGCATTCCCGCCGCTCAATCAAGTATCAGCTATGTTGATGGGCAAAAAGGAATACTAGAATATCGTGGCATCCGAATTGAGGAACTAGCAGAAAAAAGTACATTCCTGGAAACTGCTTATCTCTTGATTTGGGGTGAACTGCCAAGCAAGGAAGAACTGGAAGCATTTGAGCATGAAGTTCGTTACCACCGGCGGATAAAATACCGCATTCGGGATATGATGAAATGCTTTCCAGAAAGCGGCCACCCAATGGATGCCCTACAAGCCTCTGCTGCGGCTTTAGGTTTGTTTTATTCGCTTCGGGATTTACATAATCCTGCCTACATTCGAGATTCCGTGGTGCGCCTGATAGCAACCATTCCGACGATGGTGGCGGCCTTCCAACTGATGCGAAAAGGCAATGATCCGGTACGTCCCCGTGATGACTTAGATTATTCGTCCAACTTTCTATACATGCTTGATGAGAAAGAACCCGATCCTCTAATGGCGCGGATTTTTGATATCTGCTTGATACTTCAAGTCGAGCATACAATGAATGCTTCTACCTTCAGTGCTAGAGTGACAGCTTCCACTTTGACAGATCCTTACGCTGTGGTTGCTAGTGCTGTGGGAACTTTGGGAGGGCCCCTGCATGGGGGAGCCAATGAAGAAGTAATTCAGATGTTGGAAAAAATTGGCTCTGTAGAAAATGTCCGTCCCTACATAGAGCATTGTCTAGAAACTAAATCTAAAATTATGGGCTTTGGACATCGTGTGTATAAAGTGAAAGACCCACGAGCCATAATTTTACAAGGTCTAGCAGAGCAACTGTTTGAAAAGTTTGGGTATGACAAGTTCTATGACATTGCTCAAGAAATGGAACGAGTGGTAGAGGAAAAACTCGGTAGTAAAGGAATTTATCCAAATATTGACTTTTACTCAGGTTTAGTGTATAGAAAGATGGGAATTCCTACAGACTTGTTTACGCCAATATTTGCGATCGCTCGCGTTGCCGGTTGGCTAGCCCACTGGAAAGAACAATTAGAAGAAAACCGGATTTTCCGTCCTACCCAGATTTACAACGGTCTGCACGAAGTTACTTATACTCCAATTGAGGAACGGTAA
- a CDS encoding methyl-accepting chemotaxis protein: MFNKTNTNQGSSAQNRASLISSQKITGGVIKLPNKNTSKTANNSSLNQAFAFFTKLGLAKKATILAIAIGTIPVLGIGAIAFTFANKSITKQITQSQQAEATGLSDKINRFMLGRYGDIQVISSLPFLTSPQASVSTSNSQKQAVLDRIIEAYKAYDSVAVFDRQGNLIVQSTGEPLDNQKDLTYFQDALQKDTPVISKPEAAKNTGVMSIYIAAPVKEKRTGQTTGVVRARLPVTSLEEVIKNYVANGQQYQLLDASGTVFLSPQKGLLGKEAKGEYANLSKLLVANKVDSFIDVSKTDKKQKLVSYVPATKLDGLPDLNWQVLLSTDTATVFEPQRQLLWTIAIGTALTALIVGAIASWLAKLTTLPILTATAALTKLAQGKFNTRVEIEREDELGVLSANINLMAEQLQVLVKEQEIDVEGTKLLADITLRIRKSLKTEDIYHAAVTEVQQVLKTDRVIIYSLNLDNRDGVVVAESVTGNWPEMLGVKIDDPYFREHYIETERDGQVQAVANIHQDQSLKNANSYIQLLEKFAVKGNLVVPIIAQEKLLGLLIAHHCETPRVWQQPEIDLFQQIATQVGYALEQAKLLEEIEQVRNLGITDSDDERHQKETLQQQLLELLNDVEGAARGDLTVRADVTAGEIGTVADFFNSIVESLRDIVTQVQKAATHVNTAIGSNEGAMRHLAEEALTQAAEINHTLDAVDQMTQSMKAVAESAEKAAFVANHAANTATKSGHAMDLTVQNILSLRETVGETAKKVKRLGESSQQISRVVSLINQIAIQTNLLAINAGIEAARAGEEGQGFAVVAEEVGELAVRSAAATQEIEQIVENIQRETSEVVQAMEIGTTQVVEGTLIVEEAKQSLSEILDVSRQIDSLVQSISTATASQVETSQSVSQLMKDIAAISQRTSDSSRQVSESLQQTVEISQQLQETVEAFKVS, encoded by the coding sequence ATGTTTAATAAAACCAACACAAATCAAGGTAGTAGCGCTCAAAATAGAGCCTCGCTGATTTCATCCCAAAAAATAACTGGTGGTGTCATAAAACTACCAAATAAGAATACTAGCAAAACTGCTAATAATTCTTCGCTGAATCAGGCTTTTGCCTTTTTTACAAAACTCGGATTGGCTAAGAAGGCGACTATTTTAGCGATCGCAATCGGTACAATACCAGTATTGGGCATTGGTGCGATCGCTTTTACTTTTGCCAACAAGTCCATTACTAAGCAAATTACCCAGTCTCAACAAGCTGAAGCAACTGGTTTAAGTGACAAAATTAACCGCTTCATGTTGGGACGCTACGGAGATATTCAGGTAATATCAAGTTTACCTTTTTTGACAAGTCCCCAAGCTAGTGTAAGTACCAGCAATTCACAAAAACAAGCAGTCTTAGATCGAATTATCGAAGCCTACAAAGCTTATGACAGCGTTGCTGTTTTTGATCGTCAAGGTAATTTAATTGTCCAATCCACAGGCGAACCTCTAGATAATCAAAAAGACCTTACCTACTTTCAAGACGCTTTACAAAAAGATACTCCTGTCATCAGCAAACCTGAAGCAGCAAAAAATACTGGTGTAATGAGTATTTATATAGCTGCACCTGTGAAAGAGAAAAGGACGGGCCAAACCACTGGCGTGGTAAGAGCGCGGCTACCTGTAACATCCTTAGAAGAAGTCATCAAAAACTACGTAGCCAATGGACAACAATACCAGTTGCTTGATGCTTCAGGAACAGTTTTCTTGAGTCCCCAAAAGGGATTATTGGGGAAAGAGGCAAAGGGAGAGTATGCTAATTTATCTAAACTGCTGGTAGCAAACAAGGTAGATAGTTTTATAGATGTTTCTAAAACTGACAAAAAACAAAAATTAGTCAGCTACGTACCAGCTACCAAGCTAGATGGCCTACCTGATTTAAACTGGCAAGTACTTTTGTCCACAGACACTGCAACTGTATTTGAGCCGCAAAGACAATTGTTGTGGACTATAGCGATTGGTACAGCACTGACAGCATTGATTGTGGGTGCGATCGCATCTTGGTTAGCTAAACTTACTACACTGCCAATTCTGACTGCAACTGCGGCATTAACAAAACTTGCTCAAGGTAAATTCAATACCCGTGTAGAAATCGAAAGAGAAGACGAATTAGGGGTATTGAGTGCAAATATCAACCTGATGGCCGAACAATTGCAGGTCTTAGTTAAAGAACAGGAAATAGACGTTGAAGGGACAAAATTACTAGCAGATATTACCTTACGAATTCGGAAAAGTCTGAAAACTGAAGATATTTATCACGCAGCAGTGACAGAAGTTCAGCAAGTTCTAAAAACAGACCGGGTAATAATTTATAGTCTGAATTTAGATAATCGGGATGGCGTTGTTGTTGCGGAATCGGTAACTGGTAATTGGCCGGAAATGCTCGGAGTAAAAATCGACGATCCTTATTTTCGGGAACATTATATAGAAACCGAGCGCGATGGACAGGTGCAAGCAGTTGCAAATATTCATCAAGACCAAAGTTTAAAAAATGCCAACAGTTACATTCAACTATTAGAAAAATTTGCCGTCAAAGGTAATTTAGTCGTACCAATTATTGCCCAAGAAAAACTTTTAGGCTTATTAATTGCTCATCATTGCGAAACTCCTCGTGTTTGGCAACAGCCGGAAATTGACTTGTTTCAACAGATAGCAACTCAAGTCGGCTATGCCTTAGAACAAGCCAAATTATTAGAGGAGATAGAACAAGTTAGGAATCTTGGAATCACCGATTCTGACGATGAACGGCATCAAAAAGAAACACTGCAACAACAACTTTTAGAACTACTAAACGACGTAGAAGGTGCAGCCAGAGGTGACTTGACAGTACGTGCAGACGTGACGGCTGGAGAAATCGGCACTGTTGCCGACTTTTTCAACTCAATTGTCGAAAGTCTCCGTGATATTGTTACCCAAGTTCAAAAAGCTGCCACCCACGTTAATACTGCCATTGGTTCTAACGAAGGAGCAATGCGCCATTTAGCAGAAGAAGCACTTACGCAAGCTGCCGAAATCAACCACACCCTAGATGCTGTTGACCAAATGACCCAATCCATGAAAGCTGTAGCCGAAAGCGCCGAAAAAGCTGCTTTCGTTGCCAATCATGCCGCTAACACTGCTACTAAGAGTGGACACGCGATGGATTTGACAGTACAAAATATCCTGTCTCTACGGGAAACTGTGGGTGAAACTGCTAAGAAAGTGAAACGTTTGGGAGAATCTTCGCAACAAATTTCCCGTGTAGTATCCTTGATTAACCAAATCGCCATTCAAACTAACTTACTAGCCATTAACGCCGGCATTGAAGCAGCGCGTGCAGGTGAAGAAGGTCAAGGTTTTGCCGTAGTTGCTGAAGAAGTCGGCGAATTAGCAGTCAGGAGTGCCGCAGCAACCCAAGAAATTGAACAAATTGTTGAAAATATCCAACGAGAAACCAGCGAAGTGGTTCAGGCAATGGAAATAGGCACTACCCAAGTGGTGGAAGGGACTCTAATTGTGGAGGAGGCTAAACAAAGCTTGAGTGAAATTTTGGATGTATCGCGTCAAATTGACTCCTTAGTACAGTCGATTTCCACTGCAACTGCATCTCAAGTTGAAACATCACAAAGTGTTAGCCAATTGATGAAAGATATTGCTGCTATATCACAACGCACCAGCGATTCTTCTCGTCAAGTTTCCGAATCTCTACAACAAACGGTGGAGATTTCTCAACAGTTACAAGAGACTGTCGAGGCTTTTAAAGTTAGTTAA
- a CDS encoding response regulator has protein sequence MSTTPIGSYRLFQKLHPLSLLAQLTSRRATGCLSIFTGIVSWSIYLEDGKLTYASYSDKLFERLDSHLRRLSQQIPALNSATRVQMRLMFETKNEHQSIPNADYQAICWLVNQGYITSVQAASLIDELAKEVLESFLCLKEGSYEFSPESSLDELPKFCRLDLRLLVEHCQKQLRNRQNIQSSIPSGAGSQVLSKIQPSQIQPQLQIKLGQKLPIPINFDIPENNKTNQLPAAKKLYTIACIDDSQTVLNSIKHFLDENTFSVVMINDPVKALMQILRSKPDLILLDVEMPSLDGYELCSLLRKHSAFKHTPIIMVTGRTGFIDRAKAKMVRSSGYLTKPFTQSELLKMVFKHLG, from the coding sequence ATGAGCACAACTCCTATAGGTAGCTACAGGTTGTTCCAGAAACTACATCCGCTATCTCTGTTGGCACAATTAACCAGTCGGCGTGCCACAGGGTGCTTAAGCATATTTACTGGAATAGTTTCTTGGTCAATTTATCTAGAGGACGGTAAACTTACTTATGCCTCCTATTCAGATAAACTGTTTGAGCGGCTTGACAGCCACTTGCGACGCTTAAGCCAGCAAATCCCCGCTCTCAACAGCGCCACTCGCGTGCAAATGCGGCTGATGTTTGAGACAAAGAATGAACATCAATCAATACCCAATGCGGATTACCAAGCTATTTGTTGGTTAGTAAATCAGGGTTATATTACTTCTGTGCAAGCAGCAAGCCTGATAGACGAATTGGCAAAAGAAGTATTGGAATCATTTCTGTGTTTAAAAGAAGGTAGCTATGAATTCAGCCCGGAAAGCTCTTTGGATGAACTACCAAAGTTCTGTCGCCTGGATTTGCGGTTACTTGTTGAACACTGTCAAAAACAGTTAAGAAATCGGCAAAATATCCAGTCATCAATTCCATCGGGTGCAGGTTCCCAAGTTTTATCTAAAATACAACCATCTCAAATTCAGCCACAACTACAAATAAAACTTGGGCAAAAGTTGCCGATACCAATCAACTTTGATATTCCTGAAAATAATAAAACTAATCAGCTACCTGCTGCCAAAAAACTATATACAATTGCTTGCATTGATGATAGCCAAACAGTTTTAAATTCTATTAAACACTTTTTGGATGAAAATACATTTTCTGTTGTCATGATTAACGATCCGGTGAAGGCTTTAATGCAAATTTTGCGGAGTAAGCCCGATCTAATTTTACTAGATGTTGAGATGCCGAGCTTAGATGGTTATGAACTATGTTCCTTATTACGAAAACATTCAGCTTTTAAACACACACCTATTATTATGGTGACTGGTAGAACAGGATTTATTGACAGAGCAAAAGCGAAAATGGTTAGGTCATCAGGATATTTGACTAAACCTTTTACACAATCAGAATTACTAAAAATGGTTTTTAAACATCTTGGTTAA
- a CDS encoding response regulator transcription factor, with protein MSLTLLGTILIVEDSPSELELMSHYLKESGYNVIKASGAKEGLEKAVLEKPDAIVTDVVMPEMSGFELCRSLRRNPITAKVPIVICSSKNQEIDRLWAMRQGADAYITKPYTREHLLRTIKSVVV; from the coding sequence GTGAGTCTGACTTTACTTGGCACAATTCTGATTGTAGAAGATTCTCCCAGTGAATTGGAATTAATGAGCCATTATCTCAAAGAAAGTGGTTACAACGTAATTAAAGCAAGTGGTGCAAAAGAAGGTTTAGAAAAAGCTGTGTTAGAAAAACCAGATGCGATCGTTACTGATGTAGTAATGCCAGAGATGAGCGGATTTGAATTGTGTCGTTCTCTGAGAAGAAATCCGATTACTGCAAAAGTGCCGATTGTGATTTGTAGTTCTAAAAACCAAGAAATTGACCGTTTATGGGCAATGAGACAAGGTGCAGATGCCTACATAACTAAACCTTACACCCGCGAACATCTCCTACGTACTATTAAATCAGTGGTAGTTTGA
- a CDS encoding bifunctional oligoribonuclease/PAP phosphatase NrnA, whose product MYLNSPVTQFESLSLTTAEPNPEEPEIEKAPVEVAFKSPSLPPSVGDGAIFLSHRGNSLAQQKSEELQKTLLAHRHDRQLVILQDFPDPDALSCAWAYQLIAQQYDIKCEIIYAGALSHQENIALVRLTNLPIQRWTPQTLKTKDLSSYQGFVLIDNQGTTSQLLSAVQQAKIPLVVLVDHHSIQGDLQSEFEDIRPYVRATATIFTQYLQTGLLALDSSINQHVKCATALMHGLRSDTNRLMQAQEEDFMAAAYLSRFYDAQLLNAILQANRSKRVMDVIERSLKNRIVQNNFSIAGVGYLRYDDRDAIPQAADFLVTEENVHTAVVYGIVHDEDDELEIVIGSLRTSKLTLDPDEFIKEAFGQDSAGRFFGGGRTSAGGFEIPMGFLSGSNENSAYAKMKWEVFDAQIKQKLLRLVNPRDNPIQSE is encoded by the coding sequence ATGTACTTGAATTCTCCCGTTACTCAGTTTGAGAGTTTGTCATTGACCACAGCAGAGCCAAACCCAGAGGAACCTGAAATCGAGAAAGCGCCAGTGGAAGTTGCATTTAAAAGTCCATCATTACCGCCATCGGTAGGTGACGGAGCTATATTTCTTAGTCACCGTGGTAATTCTCTGGCACAACAAAAGTCCGAAGAACTGCAAAAAACCCTTTTGGCACATCGACACGATCGCCAACTGGTAATTTTGCAAGATTTTCCTGACCCTGATGCCCTTTCTTGTGCATGGGCTTATCAGTTAATTGCCCAGCAATATGATATCAAATGCGAAATCATTTATGCTGGCGCATTGAGCCATCAAGAAAATATTGCCTTGGTAAGGCTGACTAACTTACCTATCCAACGCTGGACACCGCAAACCTTGAAAACTAAAGATTTGTCATCTTATCAAGGTTTTGTATTAATTGATAACCAGGGAACTACTTCACAGCTACTATCAGCAGTGCAGCAGGCTAAGATTCCCTTAGTGGTGCTCGTTGACCATCATAGTATCCAAGGCGATCTGCAATCAGAGTTTGAGGATATCCGCCCTTATGTAAGAGCAACAGCAACAATTTTTACGCAGTATCTCCAAACGGGATTACTAGCATTAGATAGCAGCATAAATCAACACGTTAAATGTGCAACTGCCTTGATGCACGGCTTGCGATCGGATACAAATCGGTTAATGCAAGCGCAAGAAGAAGACTTTATGGCAGCTGCGTATTTAAGCCGATTTTATGATGCCCAATTGCTAAACGCCATTTTACAGGCGAACCGTTCCAAGCGGGTAATGGATGTGATCGAGCGATCGCTAAAAAATCGCATCGTTCAAAATAACTTTTCCATTGCTGGTGTTGGTTACTTACGCTACGATGACCGCGATGCCATCCCCCAAGCGGCTGATTTTCTCGTCACCGAAGAAAACGTCCACACTGCGGTAGTTTACGGCATTGTTCACGATGAAGACGATGAACTGGAAATAGTCATCGGTTCCCTGAGAACTAGCAAACTGACCCTTGACCCTGATGAATTCATCAAAGAAGCCTTTGGACAAGACAGCGCCGGGCGGTTTTTTGGCGGTGGAAGGACAAGCGCAGGCGGCTTTGAAATTCCGATGGGCTTCTTATCTGGCAGTAACGAAAATTCCGCTTATGCGAAAATGAAATGGGAAGTATTCGACGCTCAAATTAAGCAAAAACTGCTGAGGTTAGTTAATCCTAGAGACAACCCGATTCAGTCGGAGTAG
- the sixA gene encoding phosphohistidine phosphatase SixA — MELYLIRHGIAEDKGLGIKDEERSLTKEGRQKTEKVAQKLVKLGLSFDLILTSPLVRARQTAEILIEEKLSSQLEESSHLAHDGEIFSWLKEWLEPRNYSQNTQLALVGHEPDLTNWAEILLWGEVKESLVLKKAGMIGIKLPETGSPLGRSQIFWLTPPKYLL; from the coding sequence ATGGAACTATACTTAATTCGTCATGGCATCGCCGAAGACAAGGGATTAGGCATTAAGGATGAAGAACGTAGCCTTACGAAAGAAGGAAGGCAAAAAACTGAGAAAGTTGCCCAGAAACTTGTTAAATTGGGTTTAAGCTTTGACTTGATTCTTACCAGCCCCTTAGTGCGGGCCCGCCAAACGGCTGAAATCCTTATAGAGGAAAAACTAAGCTCCCAGTTAGAGGAATCTAGCCACCTCGCCCATGATGGTGAAATTTTTAGTTGGCTAAAAGAGTGGTTAGAACCGAGAAATTATTCCCAAAATACCCAACTGGCGCTGGTTGGACACGAACCTGATTTGACCAATTGGGCAGAAATTCTCCTGTGGGGAGAAGTCAAAGAAAGCTTAGTCTTGAAAAAAGCAGGTATGATTGGGATAAAACTACCAGAAACAGGTTCTCCTCTGGGTCGGAGTCAGATATTTTGGTTGACACCACCCAAGTACCTGCTATAA
- a CDS encoding HNH endonuclease, translated as MGKVLVLNASYEPLNITSWRRAVVLLIKGKAERVEHNGKFLYSDFPLPTVIRLRHYVRVPYKEIPLTRRNILHRDGHACQYCGYTGDELTLDHVIPRSRGGGDAWENIVTACVRCNVKKGSRTPHEAHMPLRHPPRQPYSSLYFEVSKHLKSGLHTEWQKYVIGL; from the coding sequence ATGGGGAAGGTTTTAGTCTTAAACGCATCTTACGAACCTCTCAATATAACGAGTTGGCGGCGTGCTGTGGTTCTGTTAATCAAGGGCAAAGCAGAACGCGTAGAACACAACGGTAAATTTTTGTACTCGGATTTTCCGTTGCCGACCGTAATCCGGTTACGTCATTACGTGCGTGTTCCTTATAAAGAAATTCCTCTAACTCGCCGAAATATATTGCATCGTGATGGTCATGCCTGTCAATACTGTGGTTACACAGGAGATGAGTTGACTCTAGACCATGTAATACCGCGATCGCGCGGCGGGGGCGATGCCTGGGAGAACATTGTGACAGCTTGTGTCCGTTGCAATGTGAAAAAAGGCAGTCGGACTCCCCATGAAGCTCACATGCCTTTACGCCATCCTCCCCGCCAACCTTATAGCAGCCTCTATTTCGAGGTCAGCAAACATCTTAAGAGTGGACTGCATACAGAGTGGCAAAAGTATGTTATAGGTCTTTGA
- a CDS encoding HAD family hydrolase, translated as MSLFTGFMRYSVLATDYDGTLATDNHVNENTLAALSRLRNSGCKLILVTGRQLDELLQVFGHVNLFDYVVAENGALLYSPATREEKLLGSQPSAEFINALRDRKVNSLSVGRVIVATWHPHETTALETIRQMGLELQVIMNKAAVMILPSGINKATGLAAALDEMQLSLQNVVGIGDAENDSDFLSICGYSVAVANALPMLKERVDFVTNGSRGDGVIELIEKLITSDLAELGR; from the coding sequence GTGTCTTTATTTACTGGCTTTATGCGTTATTCTGTATTGGCCACTGACTACGACGGTACACTAGCAACTGACAATCATGTAAATGAAAATACTTTGGCAGCACTCTCACGTCTGCGGAATTCTGGTTGCAAACTCATCTTGGTGACAGGTAGACAGCTAGATGAATTGCTGCAAGTTTTTGGACATGTAAATTTATTTGATTATGTAGTAGCAGAAAACGGTGCTTTGCTCTACTCACCAGCTACCCGTGAGGAGAAACTATTAGGTTCGCAACCATCAGCAGAATTTATTAATGCATTGCGCGATCGCAAAGTCAATTCTCTGTCAGTTGGTCGTGTAATTGTTGCTACTTGGCATCCTCACGAAACCACAGCTTTAGAAACTATCCGCCAGATGGGATTAGAATTACAAGTCATCATGAACAAAGCTGCGGTGATGATTCTACCATCAGGAATTAATAAAGCCACAGGGTTAGCCGCCGCCTTGGATGAGATGCAGTTGTCACTTCAAAATGTAGTCGGGATTGGCGATGCAGAAAACGATAGTGATTTCCTCAGTATTTGTGGTTATTCAGTAGCAGTTGCCAATGCTTTGCCAATGCTCAAAGAGCGTGTAGATTTTGTGACGAATGGTAGTCGGGGGGATGGTGTTATAGAACTAATTGAAAAACTCATCACCTCAGATTTAGCTGAACTTGGGCGTTAA
- a CDS encoding DUF29 family protein, whose protein sequence is MDELLQESPSLRRFLNDAEWINTTYQRSRREAMVETGLSEDNFAIACLFAVDEILDLDFYPNADQ, encoded by the coding sequence TTGGATGAATTGCTGCAAGAAAGTCCTAGCTTGAGGCGTTTTTTAAATGATGCCGAGTGGATTAATACTACTTATCAGCGATCGCGGCGAGAGGCAATGGTGGAAACTGGTTTATCAGAGGATAACTTTGCGATCGCCTGTCTCTTTGCTGTCGATGAGATTTTAGACTTAGACTTTTATCCTAACGCTGACCAATAA
- a CDS encoding chemotaxis protein CheW, giving the protein MTSTNITLPLKPNQNNLADSYLKFQLNQQTAAVLSMKHTQEAILVPIESVTSMPNMPTCILGLMNWRSRIIWVVDLPRMLNLESLDYRLRQYSTLVIQVESLVLGLVVQEIKGTTKFIADEIHSPIGQVASSLVPYLCGCVVQQEEILLVLDAQAIGQSSILRSD; this is encoded by the coding sequence ATGACTAGTACAAACATTACACTTCCTTTAAAACCAAATCAAAATAATTTAGCAGACAGTTATCTAAAGTTTCAGCTAAATCAACAGACTGCTGCTGTTTTATCAATGAAGCATACGCAAGAAGCAATTCTTGTGCCTATTGAATCTGTAACCTCAATGCCTAATATGCCCACCTGCATATTAGGATTAATGAATTGGCGGAGTCGGATAATTTGGGTAGTTGATTTGCCAAGAATGCTCAATTTAGAATCTCTAGATTATCGACTGCGGCAATACAGTACGCTCGTTATCCAGGTTGAATCATTAGTGCTAGGTTTAGTTGTGCAAGAAATAAAAGGTACAACTAAGTTCATTGCTGATGAGATTCATTCTCCTATAGGACAAGTTGCATCCAGTTTAGTTCCTTATTTATGTGGCTGCGTTGTCCAACAAGAAGAAATCTTGCTGGTATTAGATGCACAGGCAATTGGGCAGTCTTCTATTCTCCGCAGTGATTAA